Sequence from the Microplitis demolitor isolate Queensland-Clemson2020A chromosome 2, iyMicDemo2.1a, whole genome shotgun sequence genome:
CTCCAATTTCATGGAACCAGCGACTTGCTTCATGGCTTTAGTTTGAGCAGCAGATCCTACACGAGATACAGACAAACCGACGTTGATGGCAGGTCGGATACCCTTGTAGAACAACTCGGTTTCCAAGAAAATTTGTCCATCGGTGATGGAAATGACATTGGTGGGAATGTAAGCAGACACATCTCCGGCCTGGGTTTCAATTATAGGTAAGGCAGTAAGAGAACCACCACCAAGAGTTTCATTCATCTTGGCTGCTCTTTCGAGAAGACGAGAGTGGAGATAGAATACATCACCAGGATAGGCCTCACGTCCGGGAGGTCGTCTCAGCAATAGAGACATTTGACGGTAGGCGACAGCTTGTTTGGACAAATCGTCGTAAATGATGAGGGCGTGCTTGCCGTTGTCACGGAAGAACTCTCCCATAGCACACCCAGAGTAAGGAGCAAGGTACTGAAGAGGAGCAGCATCAGAAGCAGTAGCTGATACGATGATTGTGTAGTTGATAGCACCACTGTCTGTTAATCTCTTTACGATCTGGGCTACGGTTGATCTCTTCTGTCCGATAGCAACGTAGATACAGTACAGCTTCTTTTTCTCTTCACCAGCATCATTGAAGCGCTTCTGGTTGATGATGGTATCAATAGCTAGAGCAGTCTTTCCAGTCTGCCTGTCACCGATGATCAACTCTCGCTGTCCACGACCAATGGGCACCAATGAGTCTACAGCTTTGATACCAGTTTGCATGGGCTCTCTGACCGACtctctatagaaaaaaataattattaaagttacAAGTcacttatttattgttaaataaataattaaatcattttatgtACCTCGGAATAATGCCAGGAGCTTTGGTACCAATACGAAACCTCAATTTGTTGTTCAATGGACCTTTGCCATCAATTGGATTACCCAAAGCATCAACGACACGCCCTAGAAGTTGGTCACCAACGGGAACGTCTACGATAGCTCCGGTACGCTTGACAATGTCACCCTCCATGATGTGTCTGTCGTTACCGAATACTACGATACCGACGTTATCGGGTTCCAAATTCAAGGCCATACCCTTTAACCCCGAGCTGAATTCCACCATTTCATCGGCCTGAATGTTTTTCAAACCGTACACACGAGCGATACCATCTCCAATACTCAGCACACGTCCAGTTTCTTCAAGATTAGcctggtaattattttttaaaataaatatttttcaaaattatgcgCAGTAGCAGTTTCAGGATTTAGCGCCTCATGTACGattgatttttattgataaataaaaaaaaaaatatctattagCTGACGAACCTTTGGGGCTGAACCCATGATTCGTTCTTCCAAGATGGCAGAGATTTCAGCTGATCTTCGGCTGCATGAAACATGATATTTGCGAGATGCAATTGCACTTGCTGGCCATTtaatctgaaatttaaaaaaatttttttcattcatgcGAAAGTGGAAATCTATAGTAGGCTACATATTGTGTATTACATAACTTGTGACTCTTGTGTTTATGTAATACACCAAAaaataagtcaaaaaataCGAAAACTAAATgccaattatttataaatgaaacatataaaaaaatgtgtggTTTTAAATCATGAATATGAATTAGTGGTTGTAAAATAACCGGTATTACTTATCAAGTATAAAATGTCGGCACAGAAAAATCTCAAGGCAGTGTCCTACTGAAAGACATTTGCCCCAGGTTTAATTAatggtaaattaaattagtattacCTGTACAGTGGCATTTGGCAGTTGTTTTGCCACAGCAGCAGCCAAACGGAGGGTCATTAGAGACATGGTTGAATATTAATCGCCCGTTTTACGgactgaaattattttttcgataaacgTCCGGAGTAAAAGCACTAGCGGAAGAACGACCCTAAGATCCCACCTATTACTCCACCGTCGCAGTGTGTCGTCTTGCGCAGAaccattgataaaattatgcGCCGGAAGTGATGGCGCGCCTCCTTAAAATTACATTCTAAACGCgccaaatttgaattatccGAAATCAGTcaacagaaaattaataattttgggattttatttttaaaaaatcaattatccAGAAttgaaaaccaaaaatatgcacatgtagaaaatttaaaaatctatagatgtaattttttaaatattttttttttataatttatcgatttaaaaaattaaaaacttattagacgtcagctaactacagtatcgaaaatttaaaaaatataaatagtttttttatttacgattcaattttttagttaaataatta
This genomic interval carries:
- the LOC103579622 gene encoding ATP synthase subunit alpha, mitochondrial; protein product: MSLMTLRLAAAVAKQLPNATVQIKWPASAIASRKYHVSCSRRSAEISAILEERIMGSAPKANLEETGRVLSIGDGIARVYGLKNIQADEMVEFSSGLKGMALNLEPDNVGIVVFGNDRHIMEGDIVKRTGAIVDVPVGDQLLGRVVDALGNPIDGKGPLNNKLRFRIGTKAPGIIPRESVREPMQTGIKAVDSLVPIGRGQRELIIGDRQTGKTALAIDTIINQKRFNDAGEEKKKLYCIYVAIGQKRSTVAQIVKRLTDSGAINYTIIVSATASDAAPLQYLAPYSGCAMGEFFRDNGKHALIIYDDLSKQAVAYRQMSLLLRRPPGREAYPGDVFYLHSRLLERAAKMNETLGGGSLTALPIIETQAGDVSAYIPTNVISITDGQIFLETELFYKGIRPAINVGLSVSRVGSAAQTKAMKQVAGSMKLELAQYREVAAFAQFGSDLDAATQQLLSRGVRLTELLKQGQYVPMAIEEQVAVIYCGVRGYLDKMEPSKITAFEKEFLAHIRASHKDLTATIAKENIISESSDAKLKKVVTDFLASFSA